In one Amaranthus tricolor cultivar Red isolate AtriRed21 chromosome 8, ASM2621246v1, whole genome shotgun sequence genomic region, the following are encoded:
- the LOC130820322 gene encoding kinesin-like protein KIN-7F translates to MGGSGDGEETLQGLSCRKEERILVSVRLRPLNEKEASRKEAIDWECINDTTIIYKNNSSPERSLYPNTFTFDRVFRYDCSTRQVYEEGAKAVVLSAVSGINSSVFAYGQTSSGKTFTMSGITEYTMEDIFDYIRKHKERDFQLKFSAMEIYNESVRDLLTEDQSPLRLLDDPERGTVVEKLTEETLRDWDHFKELLAICEAQRQIGETFLNEASSRSHQILRLTIESSTREFIGKNNCSTLTATLNFVDLAGSERASQALSAGSRLKEGSHINRSLLTLGTVIRKLSKGQTGHIPYRDSKLTRILQASLGGNARTAVICTMSPARIYVEQSRNTLLFASCAKEVTTNARVNVVMSDKALVKHLQRELARLESELSSASPTSGSLDVDLLREKDFKIEELERRVKELTAQLDHAVSEIHNLQQGSGERRSVEWEEHSSYPRLHVRQASECSSDEASLVNHHSFDAHSPSFGNSESPDRHSRLSYDENYSTSDFDENLPTSSPSEQRFIESPNEASLLMHIQTPAVEIDHPRVPEIHREQKGDLSEAHQHIVSPETGVRTKNSFESDLHDFPDETGEEISDNFEFRLQQVSDEYRSQSPYVEFDSFRVSDEFQEEALGSCEAEAVEQYQVCEGLTETISHYDELGPQQTSETANLQTHESLEKNCMEVQCAESFNPQNDIVLPEEQSKSLLLKDIENYRCADDDQKQASELENENSSLHDSEEPSGWQLIDYEPEIQKANSVDSSPQSSNMSASPSFSEEMKCEVKHERGDGEYTIEVEDSNRKQTTLCNEAPRIPIGVVQLDATEVSEVELSNHLDNIEKYTSLSARKDFIKAKSLDQRQLQKFQFEDINQTANNSIKNVKDVGLNPQDDLGDNSLSLSDVKKLQEEIIELWDACNISLIHRTCFFLLFIKDGHADTIYMEVERRRLAYIKDSFSSGTAVILDGRQLTPISSKHALLSERKMLSKLVKRRLSKQERRDIYVRWGISLDTKKRGSQLAHHLWVNALDMDHVMESANIVARLVRFSEPQVPKEVFGLNLTTTQGRRKSFSGSRILAISCKKHFPEVNP, encoded by the exons ATGGGGGGTAGTGGCGATGGGGAGGAGACATTGCAAGGGTTAAGCTGCCGTAAGGAGGAGAGGATTTTGGTGTCTGTTCGTTTGCGGCCTTTGAATGAGAAGGAAGCTTCAAGGAAGGAGGCAATTGACTGGGAATGCATCAATGATACTACTATCATATACAAAAACAATTCGTCTCCAGAGCGATCCCTTTATCCGAATACCTTCACATTTG ACAGGGTGTTTAGATACGATTGCTCCACAAGGCAGGTGTATGAGGAAGGAGCCAAAGCAGTTGTTCTTTCGGCTGTCTCTGGCATCAACT CGAGTGTTTTTGCATATGGGCAAACAAGCAGTGGGAAAACATTTACTATGTCTGGAATAACCGAGTATACTATGGAGGACATATTTGACTACATACGTAAG CACAAGGAAAGGGATTTCCAGTTAAAGTTCTCTGCTATGGAGATCTACAATGAATCAGTGAGAGACCTCCTAACAGAAGATCAAAGTCCCCTTCGTCTTTTGGATGACCCAGAG AGAGGCACAGTGGTAGAGAAACTTACCGAGGAAACTCTGCGTGACTGGGACCATTTTAAGGAACTCCTAGCTATTTGTGAAG CTCAAAGGCAGATAGGGGAGACTTTTCTCAACGAAGCAAGCTCACGGTCCCACCAAATTCTCAGATTG ACAATTGAAAGTTCAACTCGTGAATTTATAGGAAAGAATAATTGTAGCACCCTTACTGCTACTTTG AATTTTGTTGATCTTGCTGGAAGTGAGCGTGCTTCACAAGCGTTATCTGCTGGATCAAGGTTAAAGGAAGGATCACACATAAATCGAAGTTTGTTAACATTAGGAACAGTTATTCGCAAACTGAG CAAGGGGCAAACTGGCCATATCCCCTACCGAGATTCAAAGCTCACACGCATATTACAAGCTTCCCTGGGAGGCAATGCTAGGACAGCAGTCATATGTACTATGAGTCCTGCACGCATTTATGTTGAACAGTCTAGAAACACTCTCCTTTTTGCAAGTTGTGCTAAAGAAGTTACAACTAATGCTCGTGTGAATGTTGTCATGTCCGACAAAGCCTTGGTGAAGCACTTGCAAAGAGAATTGGCAAGGCTTGAGAGTGAGTTGAGTAGTGCAAGTCCCACAAGCGGTTCTCTTGATGTTGACCTGTTGAGAGAAAAGGATTTTAAAATAGAGGAG TTGGAAAGACGGGTCAAAGAGTTGACTGCGCAACTGGACCATGCAGTGTCCGAAATTCATAACTTGCAGCAGGGATCTGGAGAACGAAGATCTGTTGAATGG GAAGAACATTCTTCTTATCCTCGATTGCATGTTCGTCAAGCTTCTGAATGTTCCTCAGATGAAGCCTCTCTAGTGAATCATCACTCCTTCGATGCTCATTCTCCATCATTTGGAAACTCCGAGTCTCCAGATAGACACAGTAGACTCAGTTATGATGAAAACTATTCAACTTCTGACTTCGATGAAAATCTTCCTACTAGTAGCCCGTCCGAGCAGAGGTTCATTGAGAGCCCAAATGAAGCTTCTCTGCTCATGCATATCCAGACTCCAGCTGTAGAAATTGACCATCCTCGAGTTCCTGAAATACACAGAGAACAAAAAGGTGACCTTTCAGAAGCTCATCAACACATTGTATCTCCAGAAACTGGCGTACGAACTAAAAACTCATTTGAAAGTGATCTACATGATTTTCCGGATGAAACTGGGGAGGAAATATCTGATAACTTTGAATTTCGTCTTCAGCAAGTTTCCGATGAGTATAGATCTCAATCCCCTTATGTCGAGTTTGATTCATTCCGTGTTTCTGATGAATTTCAAGAGGAAGCCCTTGGTTCCTGTGAAGCTGAGGCTGTTGAGCAGTATCAAGTTTGTGAAGGACTTACAGAGACAATCTCTCACTATGATGAGTTAGGCCCACAGCAAACTTCAGAGACAGCTAACTTACAGACTCATGAAAGCTTGGAAAAAAACTGCATGGAGGTTCAATGCGCAGAATCTTTTAATCCCCAAAACGACATAGTACTACCTGAGGAGCAAAGTAAGTCATTATTATTAAAGGATATTGAGAATTATAGATGTGCTGATGATGATCAAAAACAAGCCAGTGAGCTGGAGAATGAGAACTCTTCTCTTCATGATTCTGAAGAGCCATCTGGCTGGCAGCTAATAGACTATGAGCCTGAAATTCAGAAAGCCAACAGTGTTGATAGTAGTCCTCAATCAAGCAACATGAGTGCATCTCCATCATTTTCAGAAGAGATGAAGTGTGAGGTCAAACATGAGAGGGGAGATGGAGAATATACTATTGAAGTTGAGGATTCTAACAGGAAGCAAACTACCCTGTGCAATGAAGCTCCTCGAATACCGATTGGAGTTGTGCAGCTTGATGCAACTGAGGTTTCTGAAGTTGAGCTTTCTAACCACTTGgataatattgaaaaatataCATCTCTCTCGGCTAGAAAAGATTTTATAAAGGCTAAGTCATTGGATCAACGTCAACTTCAAAAATTTCAG TTTGAGGATATAAATCAGACGGCAAATAACTCTATCAAGAATGTGAAAGATGTTGGCTTAAATCCTCAAGATGATTTGGGTGATAATTCTCTTTCTCTGTCAGATGTTAAGAAATTACAGGAGGAGATAATTGAACTCTGGGATGCCTGCAACATTTCATTGATACATAGAACCtgctttttccttctcttcatcAAGGATGGCCACGCAGACACCATTTACATGGAAGTAGAACGTAGAAGACTCGCCTACATCAAGGATTCATTTTCGTCAGGAACAGCAGTTATCTTAGATGGTCGCCAGCTTACACCTATTTCGAG TAAACACGCGCTCCTTAGTGAAAGGAAAATGTTGAGCAAGCTAGTGAAGCGAAGGCTCTCAAAACAAGAGAGGAGGGATATATATGTAAGATGGGGCATCAGTTTGGATACCAAAAAGAGGGGCTCACAACTTGCTCACCACCTTTGGGTCAATGCTCTAGACATGGACCATGTCATGGAAAGTGCCAACATTGTTGCTAGACTAGTTCGGTTCAGTGAGCCGCAAGTTCCAAAGGAGGTATTTGGCCTTAATTTGACGACTACTCAGGGGCGGAGAAAATCGTTTAGTGGAAGCAGAATCCTAGCCATCTCATGTAAGAAACATTTTCCGGAAGTTAATCCTTGA
- the LOC130820323 gene encoding probable LRR receptor-like serine/threonine-protein kinase At4g36180: MAKPFKLTLLLLLLLILSIISSTTSQNATVSVEIDALTSIKLNLIDPTGALSGWDPSTRSAPCDWRGVTCSTTFNVIELRLPSLHLSGTLSPKISNLRYLRRLSLRHNSISGPLPSSLSSLSHLQLIFLQSNSFYSSLPLSLSSLHSLSTLILSNNSFSGPLPSLPPNLQYLDLAANSFSGEIPRNFSSNSPFLELINLSYNQLQGTIPVSICDLQELKFLSLDFNLLSGTIPAALSNCSSLVQFTADGNFLAGVLPSGIPDLPRIEMISLSHNNLSGIIPSSVFCNVSGFSSFSLKVVKLGFNKFTGIREFESGCSSSLRELDLQGNLIQGFLPVWFGDLSSTLVNLDLSGNFFNGLIPKEFGNLIKLEELRLSNNTLSGNVPVEFTKCSHLRVLDLGGNQFSEELPGFLGEMLGLKTLSLARNQFSGMIPSSFRNLSGLESLDVSDNRLTGELPMELVKLTNLTALSIGGNRFSGEIPASIGDLRQISVLNLSNNELSGKIPDGVGNLFKLKVLDLSKQNLSGELPSELTSLPNLQVVALQENKFSGDVPEGFSSLLGLTYLNLSSNNFSGSVPSTFGYLKSLMALSFSHNDISGSIPPELGNCSNLQVLELGSNSLNGDIPDEVVRLSRLVKLDLSDNSLSGGIPEQISSCLALESLLLNRNNLSGVIPVSLSELNKLHTLDLSDNNLTGSIPDNLTAIPALTYFNISGNNLQGAIPSALGARFSDPSAYADNQKLCGQPLDKKCALDKAAKRRLIWLLVLIIGGTCLLALCCCFYLFSLLRWRKRLREGATKEKKRSPARTSSVTGTGSTGRGSSDSSGGPKLVMFNNKITLAETMEATRNFDEENVLSRTKYGLLFKASYNDGMVLSIRRLPDGTLDESLFKKEAEALGKVKHRNLTVLRGYYAGPPDLRLLVYDYMPNGNLATLLQEASHQDGHVLNWPMRHLIALGIARGLAFLHTAQLVHGDVKPQNILFDADFEAHLSDFGLEKLVIALATLVDPSGSTTSVGTLGYVSPEASLTGEVTKESDVYSFGIVLLELLTGKRPMMFTQDEDIVKWVKRQLQRGQITELLEPGLLELDPESSEWEEFLLGIKVGLLCTAPDPLDRPSMADIVFMLEGCRVGPDIPSSADPTSHHSPI, from the coding sequence ATGGCTAAACCTTTCAAGCTCACATtactcctcctcctcctcctcatcCTCTCCATAATATCCTCCACCACCTCCCAAAACGCCACCGTTTCAGTCGAAATCGACGCTCTCACCTCCATTAAACTCAACCTCATCGACCCAACCGGAGCTCTTTCCGGGTGGGATCCGTCGACCCGATCCGCCCCATGTGACTGGCGGGGTGTAACTTGCTCCACCACCTTTAACGTCATTGAACTCCGTCTCCCTTCTCTCCATCTTTCCGGCACTCTCTCCCCTAAAATCTCTAACCTCCGTTACCTCCGCCGTTTATCCCTCCGTCACAACTCCATTTCTGGCCCGCTCCCTTCTTCCCTCTCTTCTCTCTCTCACCTTCAGCTCATTTTCCTCCAATCAAATTCATTCTACTCTTCTCTcccactttctctctcctcactTCATTCTCTCTCTACTCTCATCCTTTCTAACAACTCCTTTTCGGGCCCACTTCCTTCTCTTCCTCCCAATCTTCAATACCTTGATTTAGCCGCTAACTCATTTTCCGGTGAAATACCCAGAAATTTCTCTTCAAACTCTCCTTTTTTAGAACTTATTAACTTATCTTATAATCAACTTCAAGGAACGATTCCTGTTTCTATTTGTGATTTACAAGAGTTGAAGTTTTTATCTCTGGATTTCAATTTGCTTTCTGGTACTATTCCTGCTGCTCTTTCTAATTGTTCTTCACTTGTTCAATTTACTGCTGATGGTAACTTTCTTGCTGGGGTTTTGCCATCTGGTATTCCGGATTTACCAAGAATTGAGATGATTTCTTTGAGTCATAATAACCTTTCAGGGATTATCCCTTCGAGTGTTTTTTGTAATGTTTCTGGGTTTTCTTCATTTAGTTTGAAGGTTGTAAAGTTAGGTTTTAATAAGTTTACAGGAATCAGAGAATTCGAAAGTGGGTGTTCGAGTTCTTTGAGGGAATTGGATCTTCAAGGGAATTTAATTCAAGGGTTTTTGCCTGTTTGGTTCGGGGATTTAAGTAGTACATTGGTCAATTTGGATTTATCTGGAAATTTTTTCAATGGGTTGATTCCTAAAGAGTTTGGTAATCTTATTAAGCTTGAAGAACTAAGATTAAGTAATAATACTCTAAGTGGGAATGTGCCTGTTGAGTTCACAAAATGTAGTCATTTAAGGGTTCTTGATTTGGGTGGGAATCAATTTTCTGAGGAATTACCTGGTTTTTTAGGTGAAATGTTAGGGTTAAAGACTCTATCATTGGCTAGGAATCAGTTTTCGGGGATGATCCCGTCGAGTTTTAGGAACCTTTCAGGACTTGAGAGTCTTGATGTTAGTGATAATAGGTTAACTGGTGAATTGCCAATGGAGTTAGTTAAGTTGACCAATTTGACTGCATTGAGCATTGGTGGGAATCGATTTTCCGGGGAGATTCCGGCTAGTATTGGAGATTTAAGGCAGATTTCTGTTCTTAATTTGAGTAATAATGAGTTAAGTGGTAAAATCCCTGATGGTGTTGGTAATCTTTTTAAGCTTAAGGTTTTGGATTTAAGTAAACAGAATTTATCAGGAGAATTGCCTTCTGAGTTAACAAGTTTGCCTAATCTACAAGTTGTTGCATTGCAAGAGAATAAGTTTAGTGGGGATGTTCCTGAGGGTTTTAGTAGCTTGCTGGGGTTAACCTATTTGAATTTAAGCTCCAATAACTTCTCCGGTAGTGTACCTTCGACATTTGGTTACTTGAAGTCTCTTATGGCTCTTTCTTTTTCCCATAATGATATTTCCGGGTCCATCCCACCCGAGCTTGGAAATTGCTCGAATCTGCAAGTTCTTGAACTCGGATCTAACTCTCTTAATGGTGATATTCCTGATGAGGTCGTTCGCCTTTCGCGTTTAGTTAAGCTAGATTTAAGTGACAATAGTTTATCCGGTGGAATTCCCGAACAAATTTCGAGTTGTTTGGCTCTTGAGTCTTTGTTGCTTAATAGGAATAACCTCTCTGGGGTCATACCAGTTTCGCTGTCGGAATTGAACAAGTTACATACACTTGATCTCTCTGACAATAATTTGACTGGTTCGATACCAGATAATCTCACTGCCATCCCTGCATTGACATACTTCAATATATCTGGGAACAACTTGCAAGGGGCAATCCCGAGTGCGCTTGGTGCAAGGTTTAGTGACCCATCGGCGTATGCTGATAATCAGAAGCTTTGTGGGCAGCCTTTGGATAAGAAATGTGCCTTAGATAAGGCTGCTAAGAGGAGATTGATTTGGTTATTAGTTTTGATTATTGGTGGAACTTGTTTACTTGCATTGTGTTGTTGCTTCTATTTGTTTAGTCTCTTAAGGTGGCGTAAGAGACTAAGAGAGGGCGCAACGAAGGAGAAGAAGCGTAGCCCTGCACGGACTAGCTCTGTCACTGGAACCGGAAGCACAGGCCGAGGCAGCAGTGACAGCAGTGGAGGCCCTAAACTTGTTATGTTCAATAACAAGATCACTCTCGCGGAGACTATGGAAGCGACAAGAAATTTCGACGAGGAAAATGTTTTGAGCAGGACGAAATATGGTCTGCTTTTCAAAGCTAGTTACAATGATGGAATGGTTCTGTCTATCAGGCGACTGCCAGACGGAACACTCGATGAAAGCTTGTTCAAGAAAGAAGCTGAAGCTCTAGGGAAAGTGAAACACCGGAACCTAACTGTTCTTCGTGGGTACTACGCAGGTCCTCCTGATCTTCGTCTCTTGGTGTATGACTACATGCCTAATGGAAACTTGGCGACCCTTTTGCAAGAAGCTTCTCACCAAGACGGTCATGTCCTCAATTGGCCGATGCGACACCTCATTGCGCTAGGAATTGCTCGAGGGTTAGCATTCCTTCACACGGCACAATTGGTTCATGGGGATGTGAAGCCCCAAAACATCCTttttgatgctgattttgagGCACATTTATCAGATTTCGGGCTTGAAAAACTCGTTATCGCATTGGCAACCCTAGTTGATCCTTCGGGTTCCACTACTTCAGTCGGAACACTAGGCTATGTTTCTCCGGAAGCATCCCTTACAGGAGAAGTAACCAAAGAGTCAGATGTCTACAGTTTTGGGATCGTGTTGCTTGAACTCCTAACAGGCAAAAGGCCAATGATGTTCACACAAGATGAAGATATTGTGAAATGGGTTAAAAGACAGCTCCAAAGGGGTCAAATTACCGAGCTTTTAGAACCCGGATTGCTCGAACTCGATCCCGAATCATCAGAATGGGAAGAATTCTTGTTAGGCATAAAAGTTGGATTGCTATGCACAGCACCAGACCCATTAGATAGACCATCCATGGCTGACATTGTTTTCATGCTTGAAGGCTGTCGGGTCGGGCCTGATATACCTTCATCAGCCGACCCGACTTCTCATCATTCTCCTATTTAA
- the LOC130821605 gene encoding uncharacterized protein LOC130821605, with amino-acid sequence MEKMNHQDPLYLHGSDGPNTVSVDKMTETQNYRSWRRSMETALSSKRKLGFVNGNVIKDENDRVKADLWDTRNDTVIGWILGSVSNFIRQTIMYIMTTKEIWLYMEKRYAVSNGSLKYKLNKEVYSLKQDSNSNINEYYTTMKGMWEELDSLDQLPVVSSEADDVVKLLDILETQKEERRLLPYHL; translated from the coding sequence ATGGAGAAAATGAATCATCAAGACCCATTGTATCTTCATGGTTCTGATGGACCAAATACAGTTAGTGTGGATAAAATGACTGAAACACAAAATTACAGAAGTTGGAGGAGGTCAATGGAAACAGCATTGTCATCAAAGAGAAAGCTTGGCTTTGTGAATGGAAATGTGATAAAAGATGAAAATGATAGAGTAAAAGCTGACTTATGGGATACACGTAATGACACAGTCATTGGGTGGATATTGGGGTCTGTCTCAAACTTCATTAGACAAACCATCATGTATATAATGACAACAAAGGAAATTTGGTTGTACATGGAGAAAAGGTATGCAGTGTCAAATGGATCCTTGAAGTATAAACTCAACAAAGAGGTTTATAGCCTGAAGCAAGACAGCAATAGCAACATCAATGAGTATTATACTACCATGAAAGGGATGTGGGAAGAACTGGATTCCCTTGATCAACTCCCTGTTGTGTCTTCTGAAGCAGATGATGTTGTGAAACTTCTTGACATCCTTGAAACACAGAAAGAAGAGAGGAGATTACTCCCTTACCATCTGTAG